Within Seriola aureovittata isolate HTS-2021-v1 ecotype China chromosome 12, ASM2101889v1, whole genome shotgun sequence, the genomic segment GAATATATAAATTCACACTATTCCAAAACACATAATGCTTggaaaaattattaaatatataagtatttgatacaaagtaaacaaaatcatggaaaataataataatatttttttccatatatGTTTCGTATTAAGTAAAACTTATTTGCTATTTATAAGTGTGAATTCTAAAAGAGAGGGTTGTTTGCTGTTAAATAGTTTACATACAGGCCAAGCTACTAAGTAACTAATTCATATTTACTCACTTGTAGAATGTGAGACTAAAACTATTTCTCTTTGCAACTAATAATAGATTATACCTGCTATTTTTGGTGGAAAATAGTCTGTCAGGAACTAAAGCcagggctgatgggaatatcattagttttgaatgtatttgtatttgacaAGTTCATATTTGGTCAAATGATGGCGCTATTGAGGCACATcatgaaaaccacaaatgtgaacctcctGGTGGTGCTGAAGAAAAAGGCAGAAacattaggattcatcatctggggactGTGGACATCATGAATGTGTAGTAGATTTGGGGATATTTGACAGGATACGTGATAGTTTTGATCTGTTGGAGGtgatacaggaaaaaaaaaaaaaaatcaaagattacCAAAGTCACTAGGGCTCACCTTCTGAGCACCATGAATGTGCGCAGCAAATTTCATGCCAACCCATACAACACTCGCTGGTATATCTCGGTAAACGCAAAAAGTGTGAACCTGCTACACGaaaaaagtcaggagatcaccaaagtctgTATGATTCACtctctggagaccatgaatgcCTTTGAAAAAAATTTCATCTGAATCTGTCCAAAAGCTGTTGGTAtagatatttcaatctggaccaaagtggtttGGGGGGATTGATGCCAGGAAAGTAAACCGCACCCTTCCTTTTCTCCCACTAGACAATGTGGCAAGAAGTGATAAAGTCTTGGATAAGTACAGAGCGTTTTCTATAAACTACCTCAAAGAGTAATATTACTAACAGTACCGGGTGTATGTCTCTGGAAAACAAGCTACGTTAGTAATGCCCCAAAGGTAGTAGCCAAAGTCTGTGACTAAATATAATATTCATGTCACTATATcaatctatatctatatcttgtcctttgctttttttttttttaaatcacttggAAGATGTTGACTTCCACTGCTAGTTCTGATGTCTTCATGTAGCACAACCaaacatacacaacacaacggttggattattatatttttaaccaCTTTGTCCACTAAATAATCTTTGTAACTGTATAACATAGTTGTATTAATTTACCAACTTACAACATGTCCGGGACTGAGATGTCCGGGATTTatatttttagccacactaCTTCTGAGGCACTATGTAGGTCAATGTCGgcctgtcagtcagtccaccgctttggtccagactgaaatatgcCTAAAACCATAGGACAGACTGACACAAAATTGTTTACAGACATTCGTGGTCTCCTGAAGATGAATCCCAATAACTTTGATGAACCATTTTAGTGTCATATTATTTGTAGTATGTGTTGAAAGTAGAAACTATTCCCTGGTATTTGATCAAACCGCAATAATGTGAGCAAGAAACCAAGAAGACATCAGACTAAAAAGAGGCATATTTGGGAATTACCCTCAAGTGTAATCTTAAACATTTCCTCAGAAGGTACAAATTCAAGTTCCATTTAAGCTTCTCTATGGCCAGATAAAGTTGTTTGCCCCTTTCCTGTGTGTAAGCGTGAAGCTACAATAATGTGAATGATGTCACTGAACAAGGGTGTGCATGTTTAGCAAACTTTAATTGGAAGGATGGAAGTCCTGGAGCTTCTTCTTGTGGAAACCAACATTCCTGTAAGTGTTAGACTTGTATGAACTAGTGAGCGtgagtttttatgtgtgtgtgtgtgtgtgcgcgctctgtgtatgtgtgtccacATGCATGACACAGCTTTGAATCAACTTACTGTTCCTTCACATTATGCAAGAATTATTGactcacagaaaatgaaaagtgcCTCTGGACACAGAAGATATAGATTTTAATACGTGACGCTGGGACATGTTTTCAAGAAGAATGcatttttgtttacaaaaaagTCCATTATGTATACAGTGATATAGCACAGATTCTTTCCACAAGATGCTCATATATAGAGAAGAATACCGAGCACTGAAGTCAGTGAGCGTTTTAAGGAAGGACACACCTCTGTGCCTCCTTGTCTTGAACCACAGCATGTTGCAGCCTGTGAGGGAGGATGTGATTCAGTTTATAATGGGCTGAGCTAACAGAGACAAGGGAGAAGAGAAACACTGTAAGAGCCGGACAGAGCAGAGAGCGGCAGTGGGATATTTGAATCTGACACacatcacagagagagacatcaaGTCCGGGAAAGGTCAGTCACTCTTGAACTTCTCAATACCTTGATTTTCAACTTCTTACTGACGTTTTGCTTCAGTCGCTCagatttttctccatttccattttctatCTTAAAATTATGATTTACTTTTCTTGACCTGATTATTTACACATAGCAGAGTTATTACAAATCTGTGACTCATTATTTTAATACTTGTGGACTAAAGGCTAATCCATCATTCTTACTTCACTGGCAAACAGAGTTTTGGGCAGGAACAAGTGGTTTTGCGGAGTCGTGTtaattttcagtcttttttaaaaaatgtctcgagttttgttttgttgactttgcTGTACTTTACAGTAAAAGTACCATGACTTTATCCCATTTATCAGTTTCTCTTGCACATACTTTTACAGTCCtttttccaacttttttttgttcttcctgCACTTTGTCCATTACAACAGTATGTTTATCTGGTATATCCATTGAAATATTAGGTCATAAATTGCAGATTCTTGTGTATTTTCCTGATCTGACAGTTAGCACGGTCGCCTCTGGGTTGGAAAAGATTTAGGACACCTGGTTTTATGAAAAACTTCAGTTTTCTTGTAAAGCTGTAATTCCTGAGACACAGTGCTTTCACCTGACAGCATCATTGTGTTGCTTAGACTGGGCTTTCTGTTGCATTTCTCTCCAGTGATGTAAGCCTGGCATTGATTCACGATGTTTACTCGTTCACTCTCATATAAAGCTATAAGGGGAAAATAAACAGTTGGCTTTAGCAGAACCAGAGCAAAAGGAATTATGActtaaacaggaaataaaaacttgatgttgttgttttcacatggGTTAAACACGGTTTTGGGTTTATCATACTGTGATATGACCACTTTCTGAACCAATGACTGTCTCTCTGTATCAATCACGTCTAATATTTCTATTATGATCGGCATATACAAGTCAAGGATACATACAGggatgtgtttttcattaaagGTCCCCTTCTGTGACCCCTGCACTCTGTGGGACAAGTTTCCATGTGAAAGGACAGTGAGAAAGACTccaaagaagagagagaaattaggacaagaaacaacaacaacaaaaaaaataaataaataaaaaacggAAGTGAATCAAAGATGCTATGGTTTGACGCAGTACTGCAAATGTTTGGCATGTCATAGCATGCTGCCTCTACATTCGAGCTACACTGTCGGCTGCATGGTCTGTTGTGAATACTTTAGAGGCTGCGTCAGGGTGGCAGCTAAAATTAGTGGGTAAATGTTTCTTCAGTTACTGTCTCACTCTATTTCCTAGAATATAGCAATCTTTGACAAGTAAGCATGCTCAGACATCTGACAATTAAGATTCGATCAGATTAAATTACAAAGTCTATATTGTCCTCGAGGGGCAATTTGGTTTTCAACagtagtctgtttttttttaatatctcttTTACCACATCTTTACATCATTCACAGTTAGAAATCATTTCCTTCAAGAGGAAATAGATTTTGTACTGAATGTTCCTGTTAACTTTAAAGAAGGGTGATGCAATGTCAatcctcatcacacacacacacacacacacacgtatcaGAGATATGTGAGGACAGTGAGAACAAAAGAGCTGAGAGGTCAGATTATCAGTCTCAAcctgcctttctttttttttttaaaaaacactttttttttatattggtTGTGTGGTTTGTGTCTATACTTCATCATAGATATGATCAGTGTTGAAATCAGGTCCGTGCATCTGTTTGCATACACAGCAAAATCACTAGTGAATGTGAGGTTAGATAGTTATGTTTGCGAGACAAGAAAGTGTGGGTGATATACTATCATGCCTACCAgcatctgtctgtttatctctgcCCCAGTAATACAGTGATAAACAGGTTATTAACAGAGGGAAGTAAAACTGGTTCCATGCAGAAGCCCATTTCTTCCACTTGTAAAAATAATccaccatgtttgtgtgtttttttttacctattaCCTAATTAGATAGTAAATCATAATTATAAGACAGTATGTCATAATTTTGCAAAGAATCTTTGGTATTTCAAGATTACAAGAACTCATAATTCTGAAATACAGATCTTATGATTCTGAGATAaagtaagaaataaatattagaGCTTCCTTCTGTTAGCCTTCATGCCAggctaagctaatcacctccTCACTAAAACTCTGTACTTCACACACAGATATTGGAGTGATAtgaatcttctcatctcactctatttaagaaagcagataaatgtattttctgcaAAGCTGACCAACTCTTACAGGACAGAAAGTGGTAAATTTGAGGGTGATGCTCAGCTCAGCTAAACTCACGACTAAATGCACTTAAAAACTGCACTTGGACTAGTCATGAGAGGGGCAACCACGAGTTTGTCAAATTCTGGATATTGAGAGAATATAGAAGAGTGCAATTGAAACCGAATTTTAATGCAAGACATAGTTGCAAGCTTTTGTGGTTATAAATAGTAGTAAACCATTAATAAAGGGTCAATTACTAATAGGTAAATGGATTCTGGTCCAGATGTCCTGCAGAACATTTCCAGGGGGCAGGCAGTCAAACAGTCCATTGGAGAGCTCaggattttccacaacctggcaacccaaaagttgttttattaattacttATCATTGATCTATAAAAGCATgagtaaataattaataaagccattaattACAGCTCATGAATCTTTTATAAATGGTGCCTTATCAGAAAGTgatattaatgtaatgtaaaacgATTATGGTCTAATACAACAGTAGCCTACTGCAATAAATCCTATCCTCATATCACCTTCAGTTTTTGATGAAAAGTGTGAGAGGTGTTGATTCGACTGTATCAACACCTCTCACAGACTGTGTAGATTAGCATCCTGTGTTAGGTTCTAACTTTGTCTCTCGTCCTCAAAGTGATCATTCCCCCATTATGACACCATCCACTTTTATCAACGTGACTAACGGAACAACTACCAAAGAACCTGAGGACGACAGTGTTGTGAGCAATGACTTCTCCACGAGCATGGGTGCCCTCATCCTCGGCTTGGTCTTCCTCCTGGGCGTCCCTGGCAACTTCTTCATCGTCTGGAGCATCCTGGCACGCATCCGACGACGCTCAGTCAccaccatcctcatcctcaacCTGGCGTGCGCTGATGGCTTCCTCATGATCCTCACCATCTTCTTCATTATATACTTGGCCATGCAGACATGGGTCTTTGGTAACGAAATGTGTAAAGGCATGTTCTACCTGTGCAACGCCAACATGTACGCGTCCATCTTTCTGATCACACTGATGAGTGTGCACAGGCTGGTGGCTGTGGTGTTTCCAAGGAGACTGTCCTCCTTAGCCAGCAAGAAGATTGTGAGGAGGGTGATTGTAGCCATGTGGATACTGGTCGGGGTCATTGCTATTCCGTCACTGGTGTTTCGGGACGTGAGAAACGACATCGACGAGCGGGGTAAAATAAGACTGGTGTGTGCGCCCAATCACACCCTTCCTACACATGTAAGTAGACGATAGAGCTAACAACTATCATGTTATTAACCTAATTGTTTtcttgactaatcaattaaatgCATGTGCAAAACTAGAACGTCTGAAGCTCTTTTATGCCAGCATGGACAAGGAGTTCAGTTAAGAACTTCTTAAATCCTGATTTGAACTGTTACAATTCAATGACAAgtccatctgctgatgatgatcatgagatgtaatcaaaagctccagaaggGGTAGTAAATTGACCTTGTGTTGAGACTGTTGGCCACTGCTGGccacatcaaagcagcagaaacaagttgtgaacacactgacaaaTCATCACCCTTAAGTTGATATTTTGCACATCTATTTACTTAGACATCCCGgaagttacagagcaacattagcctTTTTTCCACATTGTCATTTTCCACAATTAATTTGTATCATTACAACATTATCATATAGGGCTGaaagatatgaaaaaaagagtCTCAGCTCACTGTTAAACTGTCTGGTCCGTAAGAGAAAAAGCTAAAAACCCAGTGTACcttacctgctcagcaccaaacagcagacagacacacttaACAACtagctgctgaacatagtggagctagacatttccctcaggatggtagagaccaaaccagagctgaaacatacaggtgtaattaatcattttaataaaggCTGCATTTCAGTTATGTGTTCCAGTTCGAGGCTCCTGGTATTGTGCAGGCAGGGCCACTGGCATCACTTACACTTACTAATCCAATTATTAATGCTATctgttacacctgtgcttttctgcCATGAGGTGTCAAAatgtttgcagaaaaaaaatatctgttggACTTAAAGGTTCTGGAAACGATCACTAGGTGTCGCACTAGATCACCAGCAtttcagaccaaaaacaaatgCTCCGTCGACTACTTCGGCCCAACCCCCCCCAGCCCTAGCATTGCCGTGATATACTCCATCCGTggcaatgctgacagttagccacCTACCGATAGCAACATTCACcgaacacattcataatatcagtaacagcaagttagctaacttTATCATGGCTACTGTAGCCGGACAcgaatgaaaacacacataacagTATGTAGCCAACAAGTTACTTACATACTGCAAAGAAAATCCAGTTCTGAGTGAAGTTGGAGCCCGTTAGCAGCTTGTGAGATTCAGCCACAGGAATTGACTGTTGTGACGGTCCACCGACCTACAGGGATTAGTCCCCATGGTCAGGCCATCAGTTCCTTGCCAGAGGACTTTTTGGACACAAATGTGGTTTCTTCAGTGAAGGAAGCTTTTACCTGAGGGCTGTGGACTGCACTGGTTATCGTGCTTGGGGGTggtccctgtgtgtttataaatgagGGGAGGGCCAACAGTTGGAATAGGAGCCAGTCACATGCACTTACATGAACGCGCCGCCGTCCTGGGgactaaaacaaaaagaacaaagaactTCTCTGCTCAAGACAACAAACTCCATATTTTtgcatagaaaatagttgtttatTGATATTTAACCTTTGCCATcagaataactgaaaaaaaaatactactgTAGAACAATGCTACATATATTaactttgtttctttgcttGTGCTACTTTGTTTAATCTTTGTTTCATGAATGAACACATAAAGATGTGTTAAAGTGTGCTTTTCATGCTTCTGTATGGGTGGAACAAACAAGTATTTCCATTGTTCAGTCAtccactgatttaaaaaaaa encodes:
- the ltb4r2b gene encoding leukotriene B4 receptor 2b — protein: MTPSTFINVTNGTTTKEPEDDSVVSNDFSTSMGALILGLVFLLGVPGNFFIVWSILARIRRRSVTTILILNLACADGFLMILTIFFIIYLAMQTWVFGNEMCKGMFYLCNANMYASIFLITLMSVHRLVAVVFPRRLSSLASKKIVRRVIVAMWILVGVIAIPSLVFRDVRNDIDERGKIRLVCAPNHTLPTHVRFQYAFETVTGFILPYAIIITSYVLILRRLRQTKFQRRVRSEKLILAIVVMFGAFWLPYHVVNMIQVAAEWYEIGSSTREVLEHISKSSRAVTSALAFISSCANPVLYTFAGKSYIKQNGFAFMAKLFEGISEQTGTKKSRSMGKDTVGTSILDSSTGCNSVQNGR